One part of the Amaranthus tricolor cultivar Red isolate AtriRed21 chromosome 16, ASM2621246v1, whole genome shotgun sequence genome encodes these proteins:
- the LOC130802599 gene encoding uncharacterized protein LOC130802599, with protein sequence MRFGKRGKLSPKFIGPYEVTEKVGKVPYRLALPNELGKVHDVFHISQLKRYVPDKSHVLDPEPLDLDENLSYVESPIKILDSKVRSMRRKDIKMVKVLWSNQHIQEQTWEIEDSMHEKYPYLFPEGKEWSTIVAIMYKLPIACSFCITCKVLVFGLGVTCDSDMAWV encoded by the exons ATGAGGTTTGGCAAGAGGGGGAAGTTGAGCCCAAAGTTTATAGGACCTTATGAGGTCACAGAGAAGGTAGGAAAGGTCCCTTACAGACTAGCATTACCCAATGAGTTGGGTAAGGTCCATGACGTGTTTCACATTTCGCAGCTAAAGCGATATGTTCCCGATAAATCTCATGTGCTAGATCCCGAGCCCTTAGACCTTGATGAGAATTTATCTTATGTAGAGAGCCCTATCAAGATCTTAGATTCTAAGGTGCGTAGTATGAGGAGAAAGGATATAAAGATGGTGAAAGTTCTATGGTCTAACCAGCACATACAGGAGCAGACGTGGGAAATTGAGGATTCCATGCATGAGAAATACCCATACCTTTTTCctgag GGGAAAGAGTGGAGTACGATCGTAGCAATTATGTACAAGTTGCCTATTGCTTGTAGCTTTTGCATTACCTGCAAAGTTTTGGTTTTTGGATT gggtgttacatgcGATTCTGACATGGCTTGGGTCTAA
- the LOC130802600 gene encoding uncharacterized protein LOC130802600 — MRQRRWLELINDYDVEFNYHEVSDSLLEKTRERVKEGKAEGFTIFEDGSIRYKGRWCVPSTCTKLKDKILTEAHSSKYSIYPGGDKMYKDLKQTFWWSRMKRDIAEFVSKCLTCQKVKSEHKRPVGLLQPLDILV, encoded by the exons ATGAGACAGCGAAGATGGCTAGAGTTGATTAATGACTATGACGTGGAGTTTAATTACCATGAAG TGAGTGACTCCTTATTGGAGAAAACGAGAGAGCGAGTTAAagaagggaaagctgaaggaTTCACGATATTCGAGGATGGTAGCATTCGATACAAGGGTCGATGGTGTGTACCTTCTACTTGCACAAAGCTTAAGGATAAGATCTTGACAGAGGCTCATAGTTCAAAGTACTCTATTTATCCTGGAGGAGACAAAATGTATAAAGACTTGAAGCAGACATTTTGGTGGTCTAGGATGAAAAGAGATATTGCTgagtttgtttccaagtgtttgacCTGTCAGAAAGTAAAGAGCGAGCATAAGAGGCCTGTAGGGTTACTCCAACCTTTGGATATTCTTGTATGA